The Armatimonadota bacterium genome includes the window CGCCTGACGGTGACACTCCCGCACGGGCCGCCATCACCGCCGCCCGACCGGCCGCCTCTCCCACCGCCATGCAGGTTGACATCACCCGGACCGCCGCCAGAGCCTCGTGCGTCGTCGAGATGCACCGCCCGGCAACCAGCAGGTTCTCCACGCCCTGAGGCACCAGCGATCGGTACGGAATGTCGTAGCAATCGCCGCACCACTCCAGCGTGCAGTTGTCGTCGCCGGGGTGGTGGAGGTCCACCGGGTAGCTGCCGACTGCGACCGCGTCGTCGAACCTACGGCAGCTCAAGACGTCGTCCCTTGTCATGACGTACCGGCCGACGATGCGCCGGGTCTCGCGGATGCCGAGGAACGGGGCTATCCTGTCGAGGCGCGCGTTTTCGAAGCCGGGCACGTACTCGATGAGGTATCTGCGGATGTCGTCTATCTGGCCCGCGGCCTCCAGTTCGCCGAGCGCAAGGCTGCGCGGGTCAGTGCCGTCAACGCCTTTAACCCGCGTCATGTTGACCCAGACCTCGCCCTCGCGCAGGCCGGTGATCAGGATCGTCCTGTCTGTCGGGATCGAGAGGCCCGCCTGCCGCGCCTTCTCGATCAGCTTTCTGAGGCCGACGACGATGAAGCGTCGGTGCTCGAGGAAGTACTCCGGCGGGATGTAGTCCGCATCGTACGCCTGCGGGTCGCTCGCAAGGCTCATGCGGAGCTTCTCGGTATCCGCGCCGGCCATGCAGAACATCAGCGTGGGGGGCTGCATTCCGCCGAGATCGTCGCCCTTCCCGCACGGCACGCCGGCCAGGAACGCCGCGTCTCCGTCGCCCGTGCAGTCAATGACGACGTCGGCCTCGATCGCCCCGCGCCCCGACCCGCCCTCCGTGACGATCCCCCGAATCCGGCCGCCGTCCACGATGGCGTCCGCGCAGGCGGTGCGCAGAATGATCTCGACGCCGCTCTCCCGGAGCATATCAAGCGCGACGGTTTCCACAGCTTCGGGGGCGATCAGTGTGAGGCTGACGTGAAGCGGACAGGCCTGATGCTCGCCGGCCGCGCCGACTGCCCTGAGCCGGTCAATGAGCCTCTGCGGCAGGCCCGTGATGATCTGCTCGCCCTTCTGGCTGAGAAACCCGAGGACCGGCAGGCCGATGGTCAGATTGCCCCCGACGAATCCGCGCCGCTCGATCAGCGCCACCCTCGCCCCGCTATCGGCTGCCGCAACCGCCGCGATGATCCCCGAAGGCCCCCCGCCGACCACCAGGACGTCTGCCTCAGTGCGGTCAACGCCTTTCGTCAAGCGCCACCTCGGCTGATACGAAGTAATGGTCGCTCGGGTACCGTCCGTCCCTGCCCTCGCGTATGATCTCCGCGACCGTGGGCTTGACCGGACCCCGGCAGAAGACGAAGTCGATCTTGCCGACCTTGCCCACGTACTTCGGCCCGATGAACCCGTGGAACGTGTTTCCGGGATCGTCCGGGCCGTGGACGGCGGTGTACGTGTCCACCCATCCGCCCTCTTTCAACGCTCTGATCGCCGGATTGGAGGCGTCCGCGTTGCAGTCGGCGGTAAAGAACTGAGGGAGATCGGCGGGGAAGGGCTTCGCGCCTTCGACGATGAGGCGGGCCTGCCCCTCCCGGGACTTCTGCCCGACATGGTCGAAATGGCTGTTCCACACCCGGATTTCCCTGCCCGACGTCCGGTCGCTGAGATCCACCCAGTTTACGAACCTCGGCAGGGATGAGTCCCAGGACTTGGAGTTTGCGACGTGGGGCGTCTCCGACAGCCAGTGCCCTCCCGCCGTTATCAGCTCGAAGCGGGAGCGGAGATAGAGGATGGCGTTCGACGGGTTGTACCCGGTCACGGTGTTGGAGATCCCGTATCCGTCGTATGTGGGAAGCCCCCGTTTGAGGTCCGCGTACTGGTTGCCCTTGCACTCCTGCACGCAGATGACGTCCGGGTGCTGGCCGTACATCACCTCCACGCACATCCCCCTGCGGTCTTTCCAGCCGTTGCCCTCGTCCGCGTCCGCCTGGACGTCCACCCTGATGTTGCAGCAGATGATCTTCAGTGTGTCGCTCAAATCCCCACCTCGGCGGACAGAAAGTAGTGGTCGCTCGGGTACTTCCCGTCCCGGCTATCGCAGATGATTCCGGCGGCCAGCGTCTCCACGGGACCGCGAGTGAAGATGAAGTCTATCTTGCCGACCCCGTTCTTCGGGTCATACTTCGGGCCGAGAAACCCATGGTACGTGAATCCCGGGTCCGACGGCCCGTGTATCGCCGCGTAGGTATCGTTCCACCCGCCGGCGATGAGGTTGCGGATCGCCGGGTCGGACGCGTCCGCGTTGCAGTCGGCGGTGAAGATCTGGGGCAGGCTGTCCGAGATCGCCCGCGAGGACTCGACGATCAACCGGCCCTGCTCGACCCGGGCAGTCCGGCCGATGTGATCGAGATGGCTGTTCCAGACCCTGAACTCCAGCCGCGAGTCCCGCTCCTTCAGGTTCACGTAGTTGGCGAACCTCGAGCGGGCCGAATCCCAGGACAGCGACCCCTCGACGTGCGGCGTCTCGGAGAGCCAGAACCCGCCCGCCGAGATCGTCTCGAACCGGCCGCGGGCGAAGAAGATGGCATTTGTCGGGTTGAACTCAGGGTCCGGGTTCGCAAGTCCGAAGCTGTCGTACTCCGGAAGCCCGCTACTCAAGAACCCGTAGTGAGCCTCTCTGCATTCCTGCAGGCATATCACGTCGGCCTTCTGCGCGCGGATCACCTCCAGGCACAGGTCCTTGCGGTCGTCCCAGCCGTTTCGCGTCTCGTGGTCCGCGGGTACGTCCACCCGTATGTTGCAGCACAGTATCTTCAGCCGAACGTTCATGCTCCCACTCCTGCTCGATCCCGATGTATCATATGGGACAGACGGGGCCTATGCTCCCACCAGACCTTCCAGCCCCGTCTCCCTGATCGCCTTCTCGACGTTCGCCAGGGTCTCGCCGAGCGTCCCCGTCATTCCAACTTCCATGACCGGCCTGCCCCTGAAGCCCCGCATCGCCTCGACGAACTCCCTCCACGCGATCGTGCCGCGCCCCGGGATGAGGTGCTCGTCCCTCCCGCACGCGCTGTTGTCGTGAAGGTGCGCGACCAATGCCCTCTCCGCCAGCGCGCGGGCGATCTCTACGAGCCTGTGCGCCAGGTGGGCGTGTCCGGTGTCAATGCACGTCCCGACCGACGGGAAGCCCTCGATCAGACCGAGGAGATCGCGCTCGTTCGCGGTGAAGTACGGCGGCGGGAAGTTCTCGACCGCAAGCCCGACACTGCGCTCCGATGCCGCCGGAATGAGGCGCTGCAGCGACCGACCGAACGCCTCGACGTTGCCGCCGTCCCAGCGCTCTGCCGCCGTCATGCTCCTGACGTGGATCGTCATGCTTCCGGCCTTCAGGCGAGAGGCGGCTTCCAGCGCCAGCATCGCCTCGCGCACCGCATGGCTCCACCCGTCCGCGTCAGTCGCGGCCAGATCCACATCGTAGAAAGGCGCGTGCAGGGTGACTTCGGCGTTGGTCCAGCCGTCGAGCCCGCGAAGCGCGTCCTCGACATAAGCGCGGTTGCCCGGCTCGAAATGCCCCGGCTTGCAGAGGATCTCCACGCCGCCGAAACCGGCCGCCCGGACTTGCGCTATCGCCTCTGAGTGCCGGACTCCCTGCCACGCGACCGATGATATCAGAAACCTGTCTATCACAGGAGGCCTCTCCAGTACTCGAGCGACCGCCGGCACGCATCCTCGATTTCATCGTCAGGCAGACCGCACCACTTCGGCACGAGTTCGATCGTCGAGATGCCGTCGAACCCGATCTCTCGGAGCACGCGCGCGGCCTCTGCCATGTCCGCGTTAGGCGCATAGGGAGGCGCGTGCTGGTCCCTCGTCCCGTCGTTGCTGTGGACGTGCAGTTCCGCGATCTCCCAGGGGATCCGTCTGAGATACGCCTCGACGGCGCCCGGATCCAGCGGCCGGGGATCGTGCCTCGGCTCGCGAAGGCGGAGGTTCATGTGGCCGAGGTCAATCAGAACCCCAAGGTGCGGGTAACGCTCCCTCAACCCATCGATCCGCACGGCCTCTTCGGGGTACAGCGGGCAGTCCTCGAGCAGCACCTTGACGCCTGTCCCGCTCATGGTTCGCAGCACGTCCTCCAGCATGCCGAGTATACGCTCAGGCTCCTTCCGGCTGCAGCAGCCTGGGATCGGCGTGCCCGGCACATCATAGGATGTACACGCGACCCGTCCGGTGCGCTCGTGCAGCCGGGCGATGCGCTCCGCCCGGCGCGCTGCAACCTGCGAATCCTGGGACTCATCGGTGAAGCCGCCGTGGAACGTCAGCGCGAGGTCGTGCTCGTCGGCTGTCTCGGCGATCCTCGACTCGTCCTCGTCGGACAGCAGATCGAGCGAGCGGTTGTTGATGCTCGCGGCCGTGTAACCCATCTCGGCGAACATGCGCAGTTTGACCGCGATATCGTCACCCTCGAAGTTCCACACAGCTATGCCGATCCCGGACATCAGCGCCCTCCACCCTTGAGTTCTTCTTCCCCCGGCCCCGAACCTCCCCGCCCGCGTCCGGCCTGGCGATTTGTGCCGACGCCCGCCGATCTGCTATGATTCCCGTCGAGAGATATCCCATGGCCAAGACACAGACCAAGTTCGTCTGCCAGCAGTGCGGCTGCGAGTCGCTCAAGTGGCTCGGGCGGTGCCCCGACTGCGACCAGTGGAATACGTTCGCTGAGGAAACCGTCGCGCGCGAGAAGTCGTCGGCCCGAAAGACGGCCGCCGTCCTCCACAACGCGCCGAGGCCGATCGGCGAGGTGACCGCGGGCGAGCACAGGCGCCACCGCACCGGCATCGGCGAGTTCGACCGCGTGCTCGGCGGAGGCATCGTCCCCGGGTCGGTCGTGCTGATCGGAGGAGACCCGGGCATCGGGAAGTCCACGATCCTCACCCAGGCGGCGGACAACCTGAGCCCCGACGGGCGCATCAGCCTCTACGTCTCCGGCGAGGAGTCCGTCGAGCAGATCAAGCTCCGCGCGGACCGGCTCGGCGTCAAGACGGACACGCTCTACCTCGTTGCCGAGACGGACATCGAGCAGATCGAGGCGTGCATCTCCTCGCTGAACCCCGGCGCGGTGATCGTGGACTCGATCCAGACGATGTACGACCCTTCGCTCGAATCGGCCCCGGCGACCGTCAGCCAGGTGCGCACATGCACGGCGGCGCTCACGCGGATCGCCAAGAGCACAGACACGCCTGTCTTCATAGTCGGGCACGTCACCAAGGAAGGCTCTATCGCGGGCCCGCGCGTGCTGGAGCACATAGTGGACACGGTGCTCTATTTCGAGGGCGACCGTCATCAGACTTACCGGATTCTCCGCGCCGTCAAGAACCGGTTCGGCTCGACGGACGAACTCGGCATCTTCGAGATGCGCGAGGACGGCCTGCGGGAGGTCGGCAACCCGTCAGAGATACTGCTCTCGGAGCGGCCCCTGCACGGGCCCGGGTCCGTCGTCGCGGCGACTATCGAAGGCACGCGGCCGCTTCTCGTCGAGGTCCAGGCCCTCGTCGCCCAGTCTTACTTCGCGAGCCCGAGGCGGATGGCGACCGGCGTGGACTACAACCGCGCGATGCTCATACTCGCCGTGCTCGAGAAGCGCGTCGGCCTCAGCCTCGCCAACAAGGACGTGTACATCAACGTTGCGGGCGGCGTGAAGGTCATGGAACCGGCGCTCGACCTCGCCATCGCGGTCGCGGTCGCGTCCAACCTGAAGGACCTCCCGGTCGAGCCGAACACGGTCGTCGTCGGCGAGGTCGGTCTCGCGGGCGAGGTGCGAGGGGTCAGCCAGA containing:
- a CDS encoding FAD-dependent oxidoreductase, whose amino-acid sequence is MTSYQPRWRLTKGVDRTEADVLVVGGGPSGIIAAVAAADSGARVALIERRGFVGGNLTIGLPVLGFLSQKGEQIITGLPQRLIDRLRAVGAAGEHQACPLHVSLTLIAPEAVETVALDMLRESGVEIILRTACADAIVDGGRIRGIVTEGGSGRGAIEADVVIDCTGDGDAAFLAGVPCGKGDDLGGMQPPTLMFCMAGADTEKLRMSLASDPQAYDADYIPPEYFLEHRRFIVVGLRKLIEKARQAGLSIPTDRTILITGLREGEVWVNMTRVKGVDGTDPRSLALGELEAAGQIDDIRRYLIEYVPGFENARLDRIAPFLGIRETRRIVGRYVMTRDDVLSCRRFDDAVAVGSYPVDLHHPGDDNCTLEWCGDCYDIPYRSLVPQGVENLLVAGRCISTTHEALAAVRVMSTCMAVGEAAGRAAVMAARAGVSPSGVDVDALRCALIECGGYLRERP
- a CDS encoding endonuclease/exonuclease/phosphatase family protein, which codes for MSDTLKIICCNIRVDVQADADEGNGWKDRRGMCVEVMYGQHPDVICVQECKGNQYADLKRGLPTYDGYGISNTVTGYNPSNAILYLRSRFELITAGGHWLSETPHVANSKSWDSSLPRFVNWVDLSDRTSGREIRVWNSHFDHVGQKSREGQARLIVEGAKPFPADLPQFFTADCNADASNPAIRALKEGGWVDTYTAVHGPDDPGNTFHGFIGPKYVGKVGKIDFVFCRGPVKPTVAEIIREGRDGRYPSDHYFVSAEVALDERR
- a CDS encoding endonuclease/exonuclease/phosphatase family protein — protein: MNVRLKILCCNIRVDVPADHETRNGWDDRKDLCLEVIRAQKADVICLQECREAHYGFLSSGLPEYDSFGLANPDPEFNPTNAIFFARGRFETISAGGFWLSETPHVEGSLSWDSARSRFANYVNLKERDSRLEFRVWNSHLDHIGRTARVEQGRLIVESSRAISDSLPQIFTADCNADASDPAIRNLIAGGWNDTYAAIHGPSDPGFTYHGFLGPKYDPKNGVGKIDFIFTRGPVETLAAGIICDSRDGKYPSDHYFLSAEVGI
- a CDS encoding sugar phosphate isomerase/epimerase — its product is MIDRFLISSVAWQGVRHSEAIAQVRAAGFGGVEILCKPGHFEPGNRAYVEDALRGLDGWTNAEVTLHAPFYDVDLAATDADGWSHAVREAMLALEAASRLKAGSMTIHVRSMTAAERWDGGNVEAFGRSLQRLIPAASERSVGLAVENFPPPYFTANERDLLGLIEGFPSVGTCIDTGHAHLAHRLVEIARALAERALVAHLHDNSACGRDEHLIPGRGTIAWREFVEAMRGFRGRPVMEVGMTGTLGETLANVEKAIRETGLEGLVGA
- a CDS encoding sugar phosphate isomerase/epimerase produces the protein MSGIGIAVWNFEGDDIAVKLRMFAEMGYTAASINNRSLDLLSDEDESRIAETADEHDLALTFHGGFTDESQDSQVAARRAERIARLHERTGRVACTSYDVPGTPIPGCCSRKEPERILGMLEDVLRTMSGTGVKVLLEDCPLYPEEAVRIDGLRERYPHLGVLIDLGHMNLRLREPRHDPRPLDPGAVEAYLRRIPWEIAELHVHSNDGTRDQHAPPYAPNADMAEAARVLREIGFDGISTIELVPKWCGLPDDEIEDACRRSLEYWRGLL
- the radA gene encoding DNA repair protein RadA: MAKTQTKFVCQQCGCESLKWLGRCPDCDQWNTFAEETVAREKSSARKTAAVLHNAPRPIGEVTAGEHRRHRTGIGEFDRVLGGGIVPGSVVLIGGDPGIGKSTILTQAADNLSPDGRISLYVSGEESVEQIKLRADRLGVKTDTLYLVAETDIEQIEACISSLNPGAVIVDSIQTMYDPSLESAPATVSQVRTCTAALTRIAKSTDTPVFIVGHVTKEGSIAGPRVLEHIVDTVLYFEGDRHQTYRILRAVKNRFGSTDELGIFEMREDGLREVGNPSEILLSERPLHGPGSVVAATIEGTRPLLVEVQALVAQSYFASPRRMATGVDYNRAMLILAVLEKRVGLSLANKDVYINVAGGVKVMEPALDLAIAVAVASNLKDLPVEPNTVVVGEVGLAGEVRGVSQIEKRVKEAARLGFDRVITSVHSTSRARADGGIEVKGVETLFKAVELAIGEFKRKKNA